The Candidatus Neomarinimicrobiota bacterium genome contains the following window.
ACTTCAGGTAAGGCAAAAAATTTCGACATTGATGATGGTTTGCAGGGTAAACTGTATAATGAAGCTGCATATTTCCAAAATAAACGTGGTGAGATTTATTTTGGAGGGATGAATGGTTTAAACCTCTTTCATCCCGATAGCCTGGTTGACAATCCATATGGTCCTGAGATTTCCTTCATCGAATTTAAAATAAATAATGCTTCAGTTGCGATTGGAGCAGATTCTCCATTGAAACAACATATCTCTGTGACCAAAGATATCGTTTTATCCTATGACCAAACTGATATTGAGATTGAGTTTGCTGCTTTACATTATTCTTATTCATCTAAAAATCAATATGCCTATCAATTGAATAATTATGATAAGGATTGGCGCTATGTAGGAACTGACAGAACAGCGAATTATACTAATTTAGATCCAGGTGAATATACATTTATTGTAAAAGCGGCAAATAATGACGGTGTGTGGAATGAAGAAGGAATTGGTCTTAATATTGAAGTTTTACCCCCCTGGTGGGAAACCAGATTTGCATACACTATATATTTCTTGCTCATCACCTCAATAATCTATGTAATCTGGCGTTTCCAGATGAGCAAAGTGCAGCTGAAACACCAGGTTGAACTGGAACACCTCGAGGCTGAACGCTACCATGAGATGGATCAGCTAAAATCCCGATTTTTCACCAATATCTCACATGAATTCCGCACCCCCTTGACTCTTATCCTGGGACCAATCGGAAAATTGCTATCCAGGGTTGAAGATGAAGACCATCTACGCGAGTTGAACCTCATGCAGCGTCATGCAAAACGACTGTTGGAGCTGGTGACACAACTCCTAGATCTGTCGAAGCTAGACGCAAAACAGATGAAGGTACAAGTATCTCAACGCAATATTGTCCCACTAATGAAAGGTCTGGTCCTCTCCTTTTCATCATTGGCAGAAAGCAGGCAGATCACCCTGAATTTCAGCTCGGATCATGAGGCAATTTTGACCTATGTCAATCCTGATACAATGGCCAAGATTATCAACAATCTGGTGTCAAATGCCTTCAAATTCACAGAGCCTGGGGACAGCATCCAGGTTCATATCACTTCGAAAAATAAATCAGATTTAAGCGCTGAAGGTGAGGCTGTTATCACGGTAAAAGATACAGGTGTTGGTTTCCCAGTTGAACACAACGCCAAGGTTTTTGACCGATTTTACCAAGTAGACGATAGCGCGACTCGTGAACAGGAAGGCACAGGGATTGGATTAGCCCTCACAAGAGAACTGGTAGAGCTAAGCAAGGGTAAGATTTCGGTTGAGAGTGAGCTTGGGGTCGGAACGATATTCACACTGAGCTTTCCCCTAGGTAAAGCACACTTGAGCTCAGATGAGATTGTCAATTCAGATGTAGTTGAGACTGAAGGTGTTGAGGAACAACAATCCCAGACCGAGGAACCGATGTCAATGGATCAATTAGCACATGTCTCCAATCAATCTCTTCCCAAGGTTTTAATTGTCGAAGACAATGACGATTTACGTCGCTATATCAGGAGTTTTCTGAATGATAACTACCAGTGCCAGGAAGCTGAAAATGGTCAGGAGGGACTAGAAATCGTACTGGACAAAATGCCTGATCTGATCGTCAGCGACATCATGATGCCAAAAATGGACGGAATTGAATTCTGTAAGCGGATCAAGGGTGATGAATACTCTAGTCATATTCCGGTGATTCTACTTACTGCTAAGGCTGACGTGCAGAGCAAGTTGGAAGGGCTGGAGACAGGCGCTGATGATTATCTCACAAAACCCTTTGAAGCTGATGAGTTGCTGGTTCGTATTAAGAACCTTATCAATCAGCGGCGTAGGCTCTGGGAACATTTCAAGCATGAAATCGACTTCAAATCTTCTGACCTTACAACAAACTTTGTGGATGAGCAATTCCTGAATAGAGTGATTGCGGTCATTGAGAAGCATCTCAACAATCCCGATTTCAATGTGGAACAGTGCTCACAAGCTATGGGTACAAGTCGCCAACACCTCTATAGAAAACTTAAAGCCTTAACCAATCACACACCACGAGGATTTATCCGCAGCATTCGTTTAAAACGAGCAGCCCAATTGTTAATCAACAATAAAGCGTCAGTTTCAGAAGTCGCTGTTCAAGTCGGATTCTTCAACCCATCTAATTTCTCTAAAAGCTTCCGGCAACAATTTGGATTATCACCCTCCGCGTATCTAAAGCGACATTCTTAATCGGATTAATACTTCCTGTAAATTACACCTGAGCAGCGTCCAAAATGGGCTGGCGTCACAGCTCACGACTGACCCTATCCACAATTTTAGCCGAATGTTACCTGGGGAACAGAAACTGTTTCCTGGGTAACAAATTACTTGTTCCAGTCATCCTATATTTAGCAATGAATTGATAAAGTCAGGGGCTTGGAGGGAGTATATCTCAATCCGGATTCAATACTTTAGCTCTTTGTATTTGCGAATCCAGATGGGCATGTCTCTGAGGCCCCTTATGAATTATGGGAGAAAAATGAGCCAGACCTGACAGCGTAAGATTAAAAGGTCTAGAATAGGAAGGAAGACAAAAATGAAAGTTTTTTCGATATATGCAATAGCCAGGCGTTGGATTCAATACTTCTTTTTTATCCTGATATTTGGAACACTGCAAACTGTTTTTACGCAAGCTTTCGGGCAGTGGGAAAAAACCATTATTGATGATGACATCAATTTAGCTGTTTCTATTGATGTTCAGGATTTGGACGGTGATAATAATCTGGATTTGATTGTGACAAATGCCCTGGGAGCTGAAATTGTGTTGTACCAGAATGATTATCCAATCTGGAATAAAACTATTATCGATGATGTTACGGCTACTTTTGCGTATTGTGGCGATATAGACAGTGATGATACACTGGATGTCGTAGCTATGGTATACTTTGAGGGGCGCTTAGTATGGTATGAGAATAATTACCCGGTCTGGACTCAACATACTATCGATCCGAATACGGACCATGGTGATTTTATCGTGGTTGCCGATTTTAACAACGATGACAAACCTGATGTGGTAATAGCGGGTGATTATGTTGATGGTGGTGACGTCGTCTGGTATGAGAATAATTTTCCTGACTGGACGAAACATGTCATCGAATCAGGTTCAAGTAAGTATCCATCTCTAAATGTCTGTGATATTGACGGAGATGGACTCCTTGATGTAGTTGCCACAATGGAGGAAGAAAATAAAGTTGTCTGGTTTCAGAACGAAAACGATGGGCTATCGTGGACCAAGTATATAATCGATGATAGTATGATGGGGGCTTTCGGTATAAACAGTGGTGACATTGATGGTGATGATTTACCCGAAATAGTGGCTACATCACGTACTGCGGATATTGTTGCATGGTACGAGAGACAGGACACGACGTGGACAAAAAATGTAATTGATGCAAATTTTACAGGGGCCAACATACCGGATTTTGCTGATGTTGATGGTGATGATACACTGGATGTAATTGTTACAGGACTCGGCAATAAAGTGGTATGGTATGAAAATAACCACCCCTCCTGGCCGCAACATATCATAGATCCAGATATAGAAGCACCCAGATTATTCGTTTATACGGATGTTGATGGAGATGATTCAGATGAATTGATAGTAGCAGCTGGAGAATGTGTGGCATGGTATGCGAATCCTTATAATTCTGCAACAGCGGTGGTTTCAGATATCGCACCAACCCGTCATGTACTTTTGCAGAATTATCCCAATCCCTTTAATCCAGTCACAACAATTAGCTACAACATTCTTGCTGCTGCTGAGGTAAGTCTAAGCGTGCATGACATAAATGGAAAGACCGTAAGCATACTTGCTGACACTCACCAACAAGCCGGCGCTTACAAAATCCGCTGGGATGGCACCGATGATTCAGGGATACCAGTGAGTACAGGAGTGTATTTCTGTCGACTACAGGCAGAATCTTATAGCAAAACCATTAAGATCGTACATCTCAAATAGTATCAACTGATTCAGAAAGCTGATTCAAGTGAATTACTTGTTAGAGAGGGAAATTATGGATAAGAGACTATGCCTGATAGTAATTATGGTCTTACTCATATGGTTTGAATCAGTGCTGGGGCATGAGAGTTGGAATACCACCCTGGTCGGATATTGTGGTCCTGATACATCGCTGGATGTAGATATAAATGGATCGTATGCATATGTGGTTGATGGATCACGTGGACTACACATCCTAGATATAAGTGATCCGACCATTTCCGCGGAGATTGGATTTTGTTCTATTTCAGGCTGGGCTTGGGATGTTACACTCGAGGGCAATTATGCTTATGTTTTGACTGAAAATTCGGGTCTTCGAATCATCGATGTATCAGATCCAACAAGTCCTACTGAGAGTGGATTTATTGATGTCGATTCCATCCAGGCTATGGCTCTTGAAGGTGACTATACCTATTTAGTATTTGATAGTTTATTGATAACGGTCAACATTTCGGATCCTTCCGGTCCAGGTGAACTTGTGTATCATAATTTTCCTCCCGACCATGATGAACTCGACATTTTGGGTGTTAATGTGAGTGGCAATTATATCTATGTTTCATTTTATTTCTGCATGCTTGTTCTCGATATGTCTGATCCCACCGATCCAGAGGAAGTTCAACACTTATCCGGGTATGATTTGTATAGCTTTGACAAATGTGTCGCTTTGAGCAGCACACATGCGTACATGACCTACAAGAGTGATCTTGGTGGTTCTTGTTCCTTCTTATCAATAGATATTAATGATCCGGTAAATGCTTCCATTTTAGAGAGCATAGAGTTGGACAGCCTCTATTACAAACCAGATGACATAGCAGTCAGCGACAATTATGCTTATGTGTTGAATACCTGGGACGGTTTGCGAATAATAGATATTTCAGCTCCTTCTATTCCAGTGGACTGTGGCTCATATAATTCAGATAGTGGTCCCTACAATCCTGATAATAGATCCAGAGTTGCCATAAGCGGTGAGCACATATTTGTGGCAGGTGGGGTCGAGGGGACGGATGGACCGGGTGGGGTGTATATCATCCGGAATGACTTAGCTGTGGTAACCAGCGATGAAGCTTATTCAATACCTCAGTTTTATTCCCTTGAACAAAACTACCCCAATCCCTTCAATCCAGTTACAAGCATCAGGTATGATTTACCAGAACAATCCACGGTCAGTCTCATCATCTATGACATACGTGGTCATGAGATGGTAACACTGGGGAATGCTGAAAAACCTCCTGGCAATTACAATGTACAGTGGAACGGAAGGGATGAGTTAGGTAAGCAATTGAGTACTGGCGTGTATTTCTGTCGAATGGCAGCTGGTAATTTTAGTCAAACTATTAAAATGGTTTACTTACGATGAGGAAGTCCATAAATCGGAATTGATAAACCGTTTCGTCAGTACAATTGAGGGTTCTACTTCTCTTTCACTCGAAATTACGGTTTGGACACTTCGAGAACCTCAGTGCTCGCGATCCATTGTAGAAATAAAAAAGCCCCGGTTTCCCGAGGCTATTTTGATATTGTGTTACTAGACTAACATTTCGAATAACCACAATTGTGACAAAGGAGACATCCTCCCTCGTGGGAAATGGTCAATCCACATTCAGGACAGGTCATCATGGTTTTTGGACTGTTCCCGTTTGAGGTTTCAACCATATTGAAATGTGCCCCACGCTCATCATCAGCGCTTTCTTCTGATTCAGCCATTCCGAAGGTCTGTTCGCTATTAGCCCTGTTCTTATTGAATTCGGACATGTGTTGTTCCAGCGCTTTTCCTATGGCATCAGGTGTGGAAAGAATCAGTTGACCATTCTCCCACACAGGATTAGGTCCGCTGATACCCTTGAGCTGCTTGATAATTTCTTCAACATCCATTCCACTTCTCAGGGAAAGTGAGATCAGTCGGCTGATTGCCTCTGCCTGAGCAGCTGCATTTCCACCAGCTTTACCGATAGTCGTGAAAATTTCACACAAACCATCTTCATCATGATTGATGGTGATGTAGAGTGTGCCTTCGCCAGTACGAATCCGGTGAGTTACACCAAATGTGTCTTTTGGTCGCAAACGGGGACGCAGTGAAGGTGGATTCAGAGCCAGTTCTGGATCTAACGCAGGTGCCACCTCAGTTGCAGCAGCATTCTTCTCATCCTTTTTATCTGAAATCAGGATACCGTCACGGCTACCCTCTCGATAAACTGTTATGCCCTTGAGGCCGGCTTTGTAGGCGGCCTGATAAATATTGGCTACTGTCTTCACATCCACATCTTCTGGTAGATTCACAGTAGAACTAATTGAAGCATCGATATAGCGCTGGATGGTGCCTTGCATCTTAACTCTGAAGTAGGGGTCAATATCGTGAGCTGTCACCACTGAATCAGGTAGGTTCTCATCGGTGCCATACTTTTTAAGAATAGTAGGATGCACAACCTTGAACTCGTCAAACTCTTCACCAAAACCGCTGTTCTTTTTCACACGTCGTTTGTAGC
Protein-coding sequences here:
- a CDS encoding response regulator; the encoded protein is MSHVSVWNIYQDSYGFMWFGTAAGLNKYDGYNVTVYKHDPEDYTTLSSNFISVVFEDKSGILWIGTGGGGLNKYNREYDSFSQYLYDPKDNKSISSNSIFSIYEDREQILWIGVENGVLNKFDRKEEKFTRFEVDNSNIGLSIYNFINSICEDKTGNLWIGTNLTGLKKFDTKQEKFIHYKHNPEDVNSLSDNSVWSLQVDRAGDLWIGTKTGGLNRFNHESNSFRLFRHHSDDSISISDDAVLAILEDKSGILWLGTEHGGLNRYNPKNDAFAVYRNESTNPFSIQDNTIWSLFEDRFGVIWIGTQFAGINKFDREKKGFLHFNSEPGNPNSLSSNAMGPIIEDRMGEAWIGTYYGLNNYDPVSKMFTRYFHQPNDPFSLSSSSVTSIHEDNSGTLWIGTFDGGLNWYNRELDNFSHYSNDPNDSTSISGTSITSILEDSYGQLWVGGSFGLDRLDKKTGSFTHCLNNQAVWRIYEDRENELWISTGRIYKFDRDLDSFQEYLYGSEENNQFSNHTVLTIGASKKESGILWLGTSNGIIRLDKNKNKSKHYSKKNSELLCGDVYGLVEDKQGNLWLSTNTGIIYFDPTSGKAKNFDIDDGLQGKLYNEAAYFQNKRGEIYFGGMNGLNLFHPDSLVDNPYGPEISFIEFKINNASVAIGADSPLKQHISVTKDIVLSYDQTDIEIEFAALHYSYSSKNQYAYQLNNYDKDWRYVGTDRTANYTNLDPGEYTFIVKAANNDGVWNEEGIGLNIEVLPPWWETRFAYTIYFLLITSIIYVIWRFQMSKVQLKHQVELEHLEAERYHEMDQLKSRFFTNISHEFRTPLTLILGPIGKLLSRVEDEDHLRELNLMQRHAKRLLELVTQLLDLSKLDAKQMKVQVSQRNIVPLMKGLVLSFSSLAESRQITLNFSSDHEAILTYVNPDTMAKIINNLVSNAFKFTEPGDSIQVHITSKNKSDLSAEGEAVITVKDTGVGFPVEHNAKVFDRFYQVDDSATREQEGTGIGLALTRELVELSKGKISVESELGVGTIFTLSFPLGKAHLSSDEIVNSDVVETEGVEEQQSQTEEPMSMDQLAHVSNQSLPKVLIVEDNDDLRRYIRSFLNDNYQCQEAENGQEGLEIVLDKMPDLIVSDIMMPKMDGIEFCKRIKGDEYSSHIPVILLTAKADVQSKLEGLETGADDYLTKPFEADELLVRIKNLINQRRRLWEHFKHEIDFKSSDLTTNFVDEQFLNRVIAVIEKHLNNPDFNVEQCSQAMGTSRQHLYRKLKALTNHTPRGFIRSIRLKRAAQLLINNKASVSEVAVQVGFFNPSNFSKSFRQQFGLSPSAYLKRHS
- a CDS encoding VCBS repeat-containing protein, producing the protein MKVFSIYAIARRWIQYFFFILIFGTLQTVFTQAFGQWEKTIIDDDINLAVSIDVQDLDGDNNLDLIVTNALGAEIVLYQNDYPIWNKTIIDDVTATFAYCGDIDSDDTLDVVAMVYFEGRLVWYENNYPVWTQHTIDPNTDHGDFIVVADFNNDDKPDVVIAGDYVDGGDVVWYENNFPDWTKHVIESGSSKYPSLNVCDIDGDGLLDVVATMEEENKVVWFQNENDGLSWTKYIIDDSMMGAFGINSGDIDGDDLPEIVATSRTADIVAWYERQDTTWTKNVIDANFTGANIPDFADVDGDDTLDVIVTGLGNKVVWYENNHPSWPQHIIDPDIEAPRLFVYTDVDGDDSDELIVAAGECVAWYANPYNSATAVVSDIAPTRHVLLQNYPNPFNPVTTISYNILAAAEVSLSVHDINGKTVSILADTHQQAGAYKIRWDGTDDSGIPVSTGVYFCRLQAESYSKTIKIVHLK
- a CDS encoding T9SS type A sorting domain-containing protein, which gives rise to MDKRLCLIVIMVLLIWFESVLGHESWNTTLVGYCGPDTSLDVDINGSYAYVVDGSRGLHILDISDPTISAEIGFCSISGWAWDVTLEGNYAYVLTENSGLRIIDVSDPTSPTESGFIDVDSIQAMALEGDYTYLVFDSLLITVNISDPSGPGELVYHNFPPDHDELDILGVNVSGNYIYVSFYFCMLVLDMSDPTDPEEVQHLSGYDLYSFDKCVALSSTHAYMTYKSDLGGSCSFLSIDINDPVNASILESIELDSLYYKPDDIAVSDNYAYVLNTWDGLRIIDISAPSIPVDCGSYNSDSGPYNPDNRSRVAISGEHIFVAGGVEGTDGPGGVYIIRNDLAVVTSDEAYSIPQFYSLEQNYPNPFNPVTSIRYDLPEQSTVSLIIYDIRGHEMVTLGNAEKPPGNYNVQWNGRDELGKQLSTGVYFCRMAAGNFSQTIKMVYLR